The following are from one region of the Bacillota bacterium genome:
- a CDS encoding phosphate ABC transporter ATP-binding protein gives MTAEPTFLVKRLAQAYRRGRLALDLTSDGAPLALAGGGINVVLGPNGCGKTTFLRLLGLIDPPVEAEGSIFGHPWPWGNGSGWGAERQRMALRRRMAFIFQRPVLFEGTVAGNVAYGLRLRGLDGGSPEVRARVEESLAQVGLVGFAPRAAKGLSSGESQRVALARAMAFRPEVFLLDEPTANLDPASASAIEGLLKRLRAEGRTIVLVTHNLFQARRLADRVLFLSEGRLVEDAPAGAFFERPATEAARAFAAGETVF, from the coding sequence ATGACCGCGGAACCAACCTTCTTGGTCAAACGCCTCGCCCAGGCCTACCGCCGGGGGCGGCTGGCCCTCGACTTGACGAGCGACGGCGCTCCGCTGGCCCTGGCCGGCGGCGGGATCAACGTCGTCCTCGGGCCCAACGGTTGCGGGAAGACCACCTTCCTCCGACTCCTCGGTCTGATCGACCCTCCGGTGGAGGCCGAGGGCTCTATCTTCGGCCATCCGTGGCCGTGGGGGAACGGGTCCGGCTGGGGAGCCGAAAGGCAGAGGATGGCCCTGCGCCGAAGGATGGCCTTCATCTTCCAGCGGCCGGTGCTCTTCGAGGGGACGGTGGCCGGGAACGTGGCCTACGGCCTGCGCCTCCGGGGTCTGGACGGCGGGTCGCCGGAGGTCCGGGCGAGGGTCGAGGAGAGCCTGGCCCAGGTCGGCCTGGTCGGCTTCGCCCCCCGGGCGGCCAAGGGGCTGTCCTCCGGCGAGTCACAGCGGGTCGCCCTGGCCCGGGCCATGGCCTTCCGGCCGGAGGTCTTCCTCCTCGACGAACCGACGGCCAACCTCGACCCGGCCAGCGCCTCAGCCATCGAGGGGCTCCTGAAGAGACTCAGGGCCGAAGGCCGGACGATCGTCCTCGTCACCCACAACCTCTTCCAGGCCAGGCGCCTGGCCGATCGGGTCCTCTTCCTGTCCGAGGGGAGGCTCGTCGAAGATGCCCCGGCGGGGGCCTTCTTCGAACGACCGGCGACCGAGGCCGCCCGGGCCTTCGCGGCCGGCGAAACGGTATTCTAG
- a CDS encoding substrate-binding domain-containing protein, which translates to MENRSKSRTRAIAIAVVAVVLVASLVFIGYRSYAKPGSTLTLATTTSTQDSGLLEVLIPAFEKAGGIKVKVLAQGSGQAMETGRKGDADVLLVHSRKAEDQFVVDGQGIDRKDVMYNDFVIVGPAADPAGIKGSAKAADAMAKLAAAGAAAKATFISRGDNSGTHVKEKDLWTAAGVKPAGTWYLSAGAGMADVLRMAGEKAAYTLTDRATYLNLKDKLNLPILVEGDKALYNPYGVIAVNPKAHPNVNYKGATAFIKYITGPAGRKIISEYGRDKFGSPLFFLYPETK; encoded by the coding sequence GTGGAAAACCGGTCAAAGAGCCGAACCCGCGCCATCGCCATCGCCGTCGTCGCCGTCGTCCTCGTCGCTTCCCTGGTCTTCATCGGTTACCGCAGCTACGCCAAGCCCGGCTCGACCCTGACCCTGGCAACGACCACCAGCACCCAGGACTCCGGCCTGCTGGAGGTGCTCATCCCGGCCTTCGAGAAGGCCGGAGGGATCAAGGTCAAGGTCCTCGCCCAGGGGTCGGGGCAGGCCATGGAGACCGGTCGCAAGGGCGATGCCGACGTCCTCCTGGTCCACTCCCGCAAGGCCGAGGACCAGTTCGTCGTCGACGGCCAGGGGATCGACCGAAAAGATGTAATGTACAACGACTTCGTCATCGTCGGGCCGGCGGCCGACCCGGCCGGGATCAAGGGTTCGGCCAAGGCGGCCGACGCCATGGCCAAGCTGGCCGCGGCCGGGGCCGCGGCCAAGGCCACCTTCATCTCCCGCGGCGACAACTCCGGGACCCATGTCAAGGAGAAGGACCTCTGGACGGCGGCGGGCGTCAAACCGGCCGGGACGTGGTACCTGAGCGCCGGCGCCGGCATGGCCGACGTCCTCCGGATGGCCGGCGAGAAGGCGGCCTACACGCTCACCGACCGGGCGACCTACCTCAACCTGAAGGACAAGCTCAACCTGCCCATCCTGGTCGAGGGGGACAAGGCTCTCTACAACCCCTACGGGGTCATCGCCGTCAACCCGAAGGCCCACCCGAACGTGAACTATAAGGGCGCCACGGCCTTCATCAAGTACATCACCGGACCCGCGGGCCGGAAGATCATCTCCGAGTACGGCCGGGACAAGTTCGGCTCACCGCTGTTCTTCCTCTATCCGGAGACCAAATGA
- a CDS encoding enoyl-CoA hydratase-related protein: MNGEFVRLEREGAVAVLTIDRPQALNALNRKVLEEILAGVKEFGDDPEARVLIITGGGEKAFVAGADIAGMKDFSVREGRDFSRFGQAVTAAIENLPKPVIAAINGYALGGGCELAMACDIRIASEKAKIGQPEVNLGILPGFGGTQRLARLVGRGKAKELIFSAVALDAAAAEKIGLVDAVVPPEKLMERANEVATLIASKAPVAIGLAKEAINRGLDLDLADGLAYEAELFAQCFATDDQREGMGAFLAKRKPEFKGR, from the coding sequence GTGAACGGTGAATTCGTCCGCCTGGAGAGGGAAGGGGCCGTGGCCGTCCTGACCATCGATCGGCCCCAGGCCCTCAACGCATTGAACCGCAAGGTCCTGGAAGAAATCTTGGCCGGGGTGAAGGAGTTCGGCGACGACCCGGAGGCCCGCGTCCTGATCATCACCGGCGGCGGCGAGAAGGCCTTCGTGGCCGGGGCCGACATCGCCGGGATGAAGGACTTCTCGGTCCGGGAAGGTCGCGACTTCTCGCGCTTCGGTCAGGCCGTTACGGCCGCCATCGAGAACCTGCCGAAGCCGGTCATCGCCGCCATCAACGGCTACGCCCTGGGGGGCGGCTGCGAACTGGCGATGGCCTGCGACATCCGGATCGCCTCGGAGAAGGCCAAGATCGGCCAGCCCGAGGTCAACCTGGGGATCCTGCCCGGCTTCGGGGGCACTCAGCGCCTGGCCAGGCTGGTCGGCCGGGGCAAGGCCAAAGAACTCATCTTTTCGGCGGTCGCCCTGGACGCGGCCGCGGCCGAGAAGATCGGGCTGGTCGACGCGGTCGTCCCGCCGGAGAAGCTGATGGAGCGGGCCAACGAAGTGGCCACCCTGATCGCCTCGAAGGCCCCGGTGGCCATCGGTCTGGCTAAAGAAGCCATCAACCGGGGGCTCGACCTCGACCTGGCCGACGGCCTGGCCTATGAAGCTGAATTGTTCGCTCAGTGCTTCGCCACGGACGACCAACGCGAAGGGATGGGCGCCTTCCTCGCCAAACGCAAGCCGGAATTCAAGGGTAGATGA
- a CDS encoding ABC transporter permease: MRLSDLLNGIIQGFQLLIRFDPELYRIIFLSIVVSGTASALGALVGVPLGSLLAFRPIWGRGFLIRLTNTLMGLPPVLAGLSVYLLLSNQGPFGRARLLFTPAAMVIVQFILVLPIVTGLTLVAVREKDRLVRDTAMALGASRWQTDLAVISEARRAIETAAMAAFGRAIAEVGAVMLVGGNIQGQTRVMTTAIVLDTRQGRYDLAIALGLVLLLLAFVVNSLVGRVAPSAGEKRP; this comes from the coding sequence ATTCGCCTGTCTGACCTCCTCAACGGCATCATCCAGGGGTTTCAGCTCCTGATCCGGTTCGATCCCGAGCTCTATCGGATCATCTTTCTGTCCATCGTCGTCTCCGGCACGGCCAGCGCCCTCGGGGCGCTGGTCGGTGTGCCGTTGGGGTCGCTCCTGGCCTTCCGGCCCATCTGGGGTAGGGGCTTTCTGATCCGCCTGACCAACACCCTGATGGGCCTCCCGCCCGTCCTTGCCGGGCTCTCGGTCTACCTGCTTCTCTCGAACCAGGGGCCGTTCGGCCGGGCCCGCCTGCTGTTCACCCCGGCGGCCATGGTCATCGTCCAGTTCATCCTGGTCCTGCCCATCGTCACCGGGCTGACTCTGGTGGCCGTGAGGGAGAAGGACCGTCTGGTCAGGGACACCGCCATGGCTCTCGGGGCCAGCCGGTGGCAGACCGACCTGGCCGTCATCAGCGAGGCCAGACGGGCCATCGAGACGGCCGCCATGGCCGCCTTCGGCCGGGCCATCGCCGAGGTCGGCGCGGTCATGCTGGTCGGCGGCAACATCCAGGGGCAGACCCGGGTGATGACCACGGCCATCGTCCTCGACACCAGGCAGGGGCGGTATGACCTGGCCATCGCCCTCGGCCTGGTCCTGTTGCTTCTGGCTTTTGTCGTCAACTCACTGGTAGGCCGGGTCGCCCCCTCGGCGGGAGAGAAGAGACCATGA
- a CDS encoding 3-hydroxybutyryl-CoA dehydrogenase produces the protein MDVKTIMVIGAGQMGGGIAQVAAVSGFNVIIRDITDGFVQKGLSVIDRNLARGVDKGKLVQADKEAAMARIKGTTDLGLAAGADFVVEAAVEKMEVKREIFTELDKVCRLGVILATNTSSLPITEVAAVTKRPDKVIGMHFMNPVPLMQLVEVIRGLQTSDETFAAVMDLSKKLGKTPVPVNDSPAFVANRILIPMINEAIYCVYEGVATPEAVDNVMKLGMNHPMGPLALADLIGLDTVLYILEVLYEGFSDSKYRPCPLLRKLVKAGYLGKKSGKGFYDYQPAR, from the coding sequence GTGGACGTCAAGACGATCATGGTCATCGGCGCGGGCCAGATGGGCGGGGGTATCGCCCAAGTGGCCGCGGTCTCCGGGTTCAACGTGATCATCCGCGACATCACCGACGGTTTCGTCCAGAAGGGCCTCAGCGTCATCGACAGGAACCTGGCCCGCGGCGTCGACAAGGGCAAACTGGTCCAGGCGGACAAGGAGGCGGCGATGGCCCGGATCAAGGGCACCACCGACCTCGGTCTGGCCGCCGGGGCCGACTTCGTCGTCGAGGCGGCCGTCGAGAAGATGGAGGTCAAGCGGGAGATCTTCACCGAGCTGGACAAGGTCTGCCGGCTGGGGGTCATCCTGGCGACCAATACCTCATCCCTGCCTATCACCGAGGTGGCCGCGGTCACCAAGCGGCCGGACAAGGTCATCGGGATGCACTTCATGAACCCGGTCCCCCTGATGCAACTGGTCGAGGTCATCCGCGGCCTGCAGACCTCCGATGAGACCTTCGCGGCGGTTATGGACCTGTCCAAGAAGCTGGGCAAGACCCCGGTGCCGGTGAACGACTCGCCGGCCTTCGTCGCCAACCGCATCCTCATCCCGATGATCAACGAGGCCATCTACTGCGTCTACGAGGGCGTGGCCACCCCCGAGGCGGTCGACAACGTGATGAAGCTCGGGATGAACCACCCCATGGGGCCGCTGGCCCTGGCCGACCTGATCGGGCTGGACACCGTCCTGTACATCCTCGAGGTGCTCTACGAGGGCTTCTCCGACTCCAAGTACCGGCCGTGCCCGCTCCTGCGGAAGCTGGTCAAGGCCGGTTACCTCGGGAAGAAGAGCGGCAAGGGCTTCTACGACTATCAGCCGGCCCGCTAG
- a CDS encoding acetyl-CoA C-acetyltransferase, translating into MPRAVIVAAARTPFGGFGGALKDVPAVDLGGHVIKEVVRRAGLKGPEIDYVYMGQVVQAGSGQVPSRQATIKAGLPTTVPSDTINKVCASSLRAVNLSDLMVRAGDAEILVAGGMENMSQGPYLLPKARFGYRLGDGSIIDATVHDGLWCAIHNCHMGIHGGRVSVEFGITRQMMDEWSHRSHLRSIKAIKDGKFKEEIAPVTIPRRKGPAVVFDTDEGPRADSTLEKISGLPPVFEKDGLVTAGNAPPISDGASAVVVMSEERAHRLGLEPLATILGQGAVSQDPPYLHTVPHLSGMQALKKAGLQPKDVNLVEFNEAFAAVTLTAIKLGGWDPEIVNVNGGAVALGHPIGASGARILMTAIYELRRRGGGIGLVGICSGGGQGEATVFKVG; encoded by the coding sequence GTGCCTCGCGCCGTCATCGTTGCTGCAGCGAGAACACCATTCGGAGGGTTCGGTGGGGCCCTCAAGGACGTCCCCGCCGTCGACCTCGGTGGCCACGTCATCAAGGAGGTCGTCCGGCGGGCCGGGCTCAAGGGCCCGGAGATCGATTATGTTTACATGGGTCAGGTCGTGCAGGCCGGGAGCGGCCAGGTTCCGTCGCGTCAGGCGACGATCAAGGCCGGGCTGCCGACGACCGTCCCGTCCGACACGATCAACAAGGTCTGCGCGTCAAGCCTCCGGGCGGTCAACCTGTCCGACCTGATGGTCAGGGCCGGCGACGCCGAGATCCTCGTGGCCGGCGGCATGGAGAACATGTCGCAAGGCCCCTACCTGCTACCCAAGGCCCGCTTCGGGTACCGGCTGGGGGACGGCTCGATCATCGACGCCACGGTCCACGATGGGCTGTGGTGTGCCATCCACAATTGCCACATGGGCATCCACGGCGGTCGCGTGTCGGTCGAGTTCGGGATCACCCGCCAGATGATGGACGAGTGGTCCCACCGGAGCCACCTGCGGTCGATCAAGGCGATCAAGGACGGCAAGTTCAAGGAGGAGATCGCTCCCGTCACCATCCCGCGGCGCAAGGGTCCGGCCGTCGTCTTCGATACCGACGAGGGCCCGCGGGCCGACTCCACCCTGGAGAAGATCTCCGGCCTGCCGCCGGTGTTCGAGAAGGACGGCCTGGTCACGGCGGGCAACGCGCCGCCCATCTCCGACGGGGCCTCGGCGGTCGTCGTCATGAGCGAGGAGCGGGCCCACAGGCTCGGCCTCGAGCCCCTGGCCACCATCCTCGGGCAGGGCGCCGTCTCCCAAGACCCGCCCTACCTGCACACCGTTCCGCACCTTTCCGGGATGCAGGCCCTGAAGAAGGCCGGTCTGCAGCCCAAGGACGTCAACCTGGTCGAGTTCAACGAGGCCTTCGCGGCCGTCACCCTGACCGCCATCAAGTTGGGCGGGTGGGACCCCGAAATAGTCAACGTGAACGGCGGCGCGGTCGCCCTCGGCCATCCCATCGGGGCCAGCGGCGCCCGCATCCTGATGACCGCCATCTACGAGCTGCGGCGCCGGGGCGGCGGCATCGGCCTGGTCGGCATCTGCAGCGGCGGCGGGCAGGGTGAAGCCACGGTGTTCAAGGTCGGCTGA